One segment of Paenibacillus rhizovicinus DNA contains the following:
- a CDS encoding DUF1349 domain-containing protein, translated as MHSPIARKTAALLLAAMLFLTLAAPLMKVSHAAVPTGWSSADIGSPSLAGSSSFSGGVFTVNGSGADIWNISDQFQFAYYSLTGDGTLIAKVTSQQNTDSWAKAGVMIRDSLAADAKQAAVYATPSYGLHMQYRDTAGGTTVETPSSSSGTLPVWLKIVRSGSSFSTYYSADGVTWSSAIATATISMGSTVYAGLAVTAHTNAAISQVTFTDVTNTSSGGSGGSGGSSAMPRTMGINIENPGDSSNLKIFANAYKTTRVGSAADPLDGSYPIDSSGNPIQDFGLFLWDAGGNYIHDTQGVYTVQFNGSATVATAMGDASMTTPVTYDAGTNTSTGKFTVNTNSSVELKFTNTKRTSASAANSGVTNVKIMRPISPGSTTSYPTSTTFTDNFKNIITNNLQAKIIRYMDFTATNGKTAEVNWSDRLLPANVQSLPGGTGFGWQGRGGSWEYAVQLANETNTDMWIDIPVSASNDYITKLAQLIKYGSDGTNPYTSTQSNPVYAPLASTHNVYIEYANELWNFAGAFGQSQWNLNKAASEIAAGGSNLNYDGETNQWVLGWRRQANRTVEISNAFRAVFGDSDMLTRIRPVLEWQQDNGQNTAGTMLNFLDNWYGNRDGSHVGTPHPVNYYIWGGSGSAYYNPDNASDSLSLSNIWTSQTYGTTNWVGPQTHDSAYAAAFGLKRTAYEGGPSMDNTGHSETIKESAWNNAQMATTVVDHQKFWEQYGGDVLMYFTLTGSDHAGYYQWEFVKDMSNPVTTSPKMQGIGTLNAGSKENVTVGASIGSTVDGNNWSALNRGYGTPGSGTFYMNGTDTKWASYSFHSTGSGTYSAKINYSTGGAAQLSVFIDGVSAGTITSSGGSATYTSSTSSLSSGLHSIRVYVVSGTATINSVQLS; from the coding sequence ATGCACTCGCCTATTGCCAGGAAGACAGCCGCCCTTCTGCTCGCCGCGATGCTTTTCTTGACGTTGGCAGCACCGCTGATGAAAGTTTCGCACGCAGCCGTTCCGACAGGCTGGAGCAGCGCCGATATCGGCAGCCCCAGCTTAGCAGGAAGCTCTTCATTCTCCGGAGGCGTCTTCACCGTCAACGGATCAGGCGCCGATATTTGGAATATTTCCGATCAATTCCAGTTTGCCTACTATTCGTTGACAGGCGACGGCACGTTGATCGCGAAAGTGACTTCGCAGCAAAATACCGACAGCTGGGCAAAGGCCGGCGTCATGATCCGCGATTCGCTCGCCGCGGATGCCAAGCAAGCTGCCGTCTACGCAACCCCGTCCTATGGGCTGCACATGCAATACCGGGATACCGCCGGCGGAACGACCGTGGAAACGCCAAGCTCTTCTTCGGGAACGCTGCCGGTTTGGCTTAAGATCGTTCGTTCCGGGAGTTCCTTCTCCACCTACTATTCAGCGGACGGCGTCACCTGGAGCAGCGCGATAGCGACGGCTACCATCTCCATGGGGTCCACCGTATACGCGGGCTTAGCCGTTACCGCGCATACGAATGCCGCGATTTCGCAAGTTACGTTCACCGACGTCACGAATACAAGCAGCGGCGGCTCCGGAGGAAGCGGCGGCTCCAGCGCGATGCCGCGAACGATGGGCATCAACATCGAGAACCCGGGCGACTCCTCCAACCTGAAGATTTTCGCCAATGCGTATAAGACGACCCGCGTCGGAAGTGCGGCCGACCCGCTCGACGGCTCGTATCCGATCGATAGCAGTGGCAATCCGATCCAAGATTTCGGCTTGTTCCTCTGGGATGCCGGAGGCAATTACATTCACGATACGCAAGGCGTCTACACCGTTCAGTTTAACGGCTCCGCGACCGTTGCGACCGCGATGGGCGATGCGTCGATGACGACGCCGGTCACTTACGACGCCGGAACGAACACGAGCACCGGCAAGTTCACGGTGAATACGAACAGCTCGGTCGAGCTCAAATTCACGAATACGAAACGGACTTCCGCAAGCGCAGCCAACTCCGGCGTCACGAACGTGAAGATCATGCGCCCGATATCGCCGGGTTCTACGACCTCTTACCCGACTTCTACCACGTTTACCGACAATTTCAAGAACATCATCACGAACAATTTGCAGGCCAAGATCATCCGTTACATGGACTTTACGGCTACGAACGGCAAGACGGCCGAAGTCAACTGGTCCGACCGGCTGCTTCCGGCCAATGTCCAATCGCTGCCCGGCGGTACCGGCTTCGGCTGGCAAGGACGCGGCGGATCATGGGAATATGCCGTCCAGCTCGCCAACGAGACGAACACCGACATGTGGATCGATATTCCCGTCTCGGCAAGCAACGACTACATCACCAAGCTGGCGCAGCTGATCAAGTACGGTTCCGACGGCACGAATCCGTATACGAGCACGCAATCGAATCCCGTTTACGCGCCGCTCGCGTCCACGCATAACGTCTACATCGAATACGCGAACGAGCTGTGGAATTTCGCAGGCGCGTTCGGTCAATCGCAGTGGAACTTGAACAAAGCCGCATCCGAGATCGCCGCCGGCGGATCCAATTTGAATTACGACGGCGAGACCAATCAATGGGTCTTGGGCTGGCGCCGCCAAGCCAACCGCACGGTCGAAATCAGCAACGCCTTCCGCGCGGTCTTCGGCGATAGCGATATGCTGACAAGGATCCGTCCCGTGTTGGAATGGCAGCAGGACAACGGTCAGAACACGGCCGGAACGATGTTGAATTTCCTGGACAATTGGTATGGCAATCGGGACGGCAGCCATGTCGGTACGCCGCATCCGGTCAATTATTACATTTGGGGCGGCAGCGGATCGGCCTACTACAACCCGGATAATGCAAGCGACTCGCTCTCCCTGTCGAACATCTGGACCTCCCAGACGTACGGCACGACGAATTGGGTTGGTCCGCAAACGCATGATTCCGCTTATGCAGCCGCTTTCGGCTTGAAACGGACGGCCTACGAAGGCGGCCCTTCGATGGATAACACCGGGCATAGCGAGACGATCAAGGAAAGTGCCTGGAACAATGCGCAAATGGCTACGACAGTCGTCGATCACCAGAAGTTCTGGGAGCAATACGGCGGGGACGTGCTCATGTACTTCACGCTCACGGGGTCGGATCATGCAGGCTACTATCAGTGGGAGTTCGTCAAGGATATGAGCAATCCGGTCACTACCTCTCCTAAAATGCAAGGCATCGGCACGCTGAATGCAGGCTCGAAGGAAAACGTGACCGTCGGAGCGAGCATCGGCAGTACCGTCGACGGGAACAATTGGAGCGCGCTCAACCGCGGATACGGCACGCCGGGCAGCGGCACGTTCTACATGAACGGCACGGACACGAAATGGGCCAGCTACTCGTTCCATTCTACGGGATCCGGCACCTATTCGGCCAAAATCAATTATTCGACAGGCGGAGCGGCGCAGCTCAGCGTATTCATCGACGGCGTCAGTGCAGGCACGATTACTTCAAGCGGCGGCAGCGCGACCTATACGTCGTCCACGAGCTCGCTGTCTTCCGGACTGCATAGCATCCGCGTTTATGTCGTCTCGGGCACGGCAACGATCAACAGCGTTCAGCTCAGCTAA
- a CDS encoding AraC family transcriptional regulator, protein MRKRYDEAEGTVNYVVNVSPGGGELVALSAGCWDMRRGNTIRLIAEKNHTLYFVERGKGDYRGQADSFALCEGDCLCIHPGRFAVVGAGETMQLRFVSFGGTAIGEVLDHIGFSPTEPILRAADMDRTAELFHIVYGLIREKQANYAFKAGAYLRLLLSEFSALTDSVQDALNRASHLSPNVIDHRIHSLIEWMSARYAETVSIRDMAEFTGYSERYFRRVFSKATGMSPLEFLAFIRIDRAKHLLFEPMSIKQIARAVGYQDPLHFSKQFKMRTGLSPKRFRAYAQERLTAGEAL, encoded by the coding sequence TTGCGCAAACGGTATGATGAAGCAGAAGGAACCGTCAATTATGTCGTCAACGTCAGTCCGGGCGGCGGAGAGCTCGTCGCATTGTCCGCGGGGTGCTGGGATATGCGCCGGGGCAATACGATTAGACTGATCGCGGAGAAGAACCATACCTTATATTTCGTGGAGCGCGGAAAGGGAGACTATCGCGGACAAGCGGATTCGTTCGCTCTGTGCGAAGGCGACTGCCTTTGCATTCATCCAGGCCGTTTTGCGGTTGTCGGGGCAGGCGAGACGATGCAGCTCCGGTTCGTAAGCTTTGGCGGCACCGCAATCGGAGAGGTGCTTGACCATATCGGGTTTTCGCCGACGGAGCCTATTCTCCGAGCGGCGGACATGGACAGAACGGCGGAGCTGTTCCATATCGTCTATGGATTGATCCGAGAGAAGCAGGCCAATTATGCTTTCAAAGCGGGCGCTTACTTGAGGCTGCTGCTCTCGGAGTTTTCCGCTTTGACCGATAGCGTGCAGGATGCGCTTAACCGCGCGTCGCATTTATCGCCGAACGTCATCGATCACCGTATTCATTCGCTGATCGAATGGATGTCCGCCAGATATGCGGAAACGGTCTCGATCCGGGATATGGCGGAATTCACGGGATACAGCGAGCGTTATTTCCGCAGGGTGTTCAGCAAAGCGACGGGGATGAGCCCGCTTGAATTTCTGGCCTTTATCCGCATCGACCGGGCGAAGCATCTTCTGTTCGAACCGATGTCGATCAAGCAAATCGCCCGCGCCGTCGGTTACCAGGATCCGCTGCATTTCTCGAAACAGTTCAAAATGCGGACGGGGCTTTCGCCTAAGCGGTTTCGCGCGTACGCGCAGGAGCGACTGACGGCAGGAGAAGCACTGTAA
- a CDS encoding DUF1003 domain-containing protein yields MDHKQQQHTQIFEEASVIQGFDIELSEQNAERIDRLVDDYEKSILSRVDIEYSENSTFSGRLADGIAKFGGSWMFIGWFGALLAVWMVWNTLPFLTAVHFDEPPFILLNLCLSFLAAFQAPIIMMSQNRQSARDKHESVIDFAINYKAEQEIEDIQDHLHRIEADNLHNVAQFSSELVQIKQLLASIEDKLKIN; encoded by the coding sequence ATGGATCATAAACAGCAGCAACATACGCAGATCTTTGAAGAGGCTTCGGTCATTCAAGGTTTCGATATTGAGCTCAGCGAACAAAATGCAGAGCGAATCGATCGATTAGTCGACGATTACGAGAAAAGCATTTTAAGCCGCGTTGACATCGAATATTCGGAGAATAGCACGTTTTCCGGCCGTCTTGCGGACGGCATCGCCAAGTTTGGCGGAAGCTGGATGTTCATTGGTTGGTTTGGCGCGCTGCTAGCGGTCTGGATGGTATGGAATACGCTTCCTTTCCTGACAGCGGTACACTTTGACGAACCACCGTTTATTCTGTTGAATCTGTGTTTATCTTTTCTTGCCGCCTTTCAAGCACCTATTATTATGATGAGCCAGAATCGGCAAAGCGCCAGGGATAAACATGAGTCGGTTATCGATTTTGCCATTAATTATAAAGCGGAACAAGAAATTGAAGACATTCAAGACCATTTGCATCGCATAGAAGCAGATAATTTGCATAATGTAGCGCAGTTTAGCAGCGAGTTGGTTCAGATTAAACAGCTTCTTGCATCCATTGAAGATAAATTGAAGATCAACTAG
- a CDS encoding sugar-binding protein — translation MSKRSFRKRLMSLSIALSLAAAATSIGVATTEAAGSASANKTLSAPTINGTLSEAVWTLGSSAALTTIGTPNNTVTFGTLWDATYLYVGIKALDSSLYNDSATIYDDDSFDIYIDANHNKGTTYDSFDRQFQVGYNDGTLTEKNNNTTGVLHATAAITGGYTAELAIPWSSLGVTPAAGTVIGLDIANNDDDNGGTRDSQLVWSGNGNNYMNTSAFGDLTLSATTVGGTTPGTASANKTLAGIATDGNLNESVWSLGSTASKTTIGTPNNTVTFGALWDATYLYVGVKALDSNLYNESPLIYDDDSFDIYIDANHNKGTSYDSSDRQFQVGYNDGTLAEKNNNTAGVLHATAAISGGYTAELAIPWSSLGITPSAGTVIGFDIANNDDDNGSTRDSQLVWNGTGNNYTDTSGFGDLTLSATTVGTPSTETVGGGSIASPAVGPAPSGSFSGFTLVKNWHFGTGGTIKNTNDLISEFQFHDQFGTIANGTNYGAVIVAPTAATALSSTPTGAQPVEDPSNPVRQFTADSLKTFLVPLNGATSVSPSQHNVGNGSIQAKWSLPNGGSLLGRDVLWETRVRYVTPQAFWFALWNAGIQWNNGAEIDLVESFGYDNGGGNTNFDGRYWHSNSVNNPDTINYSSWSSGMAAGGVSSFDPTAYHTWQLLYGKDNSYKMYMDGHLVQSGSNYNWTVGNVAGGTPIDMDFLFDFGWGHTQVASVNKTLPASALAGKYYEINYSRVYLK, via the coding sequence ATGAGCAAACGATCCTTTCGCAAACGTTTGATGTCCTTGTCGATCGCGCTCTCGCTGGCAGCTGCGGCGACGTCGATCGGAGTAGCAACGACAGAAGCAGCCGGAAGCGCTTCGGCGAATAAAACCTTGTCCGCCCCGACGATCAATGGAACCCTGAGTGAAGCGGTATGGACGCTTGGCAGCAGCGCAGCGTTAACTACGATCGGCACGCCGAACAACACGGTCACCTTCGGCACGCTTTGGGACGCCACTTATTTGTACGTCGGCATCAAAGCGCTCGACAGCAGTCTGTATAACGATTCCGCCACGATTTACGACGATGATTCGTTCGATATTTACATTGACGCCAATCATAACAAAGGCACGACGTACGACAGCTTCGACCGGCAGTTCCAAGTCGGCTACAACGACGGGACGCTGACGGAGAAGAACAACAATACGACCGGTGTTCTTCATGCGACGGCCGCCATTACCGGCGGTTACACCGCAGAGCTCGCGATTCCATGGAGCAGCCTCGGCGTCACGCCTGCAGCCGGAACGGTCATCGGCCTCGACATCGCGAACAACGACGACGACAACGGCGGCACGCGAGACAGCCAGCTTGTCTGGAGCGGCAACGGGAACAACTACATGAACACCTCGGCTTTCGGCGATTTGACGTTATCCGCCACGACCGTCGGCGGCACGACGCCGGGTACCGCTTCCGCGAACAAAACGCTGGCCGGCATCGCGACCGACGGTAATTTGAACGAGTCGGTCTGGAGCCTCGGCAGTACGGCAAGCAAGACGACGATCGGCACGCCGAACAACACGGTCACCTTCGGCGCGCTTTGGGACGCCACCTACCTCTATGTGGGCGTGAAAGCACTCGACAGTAACCTCTACAACGAGTCTCCGCTCATCTACGACGACGATTCCTTCGATATCTACATCGACGCCAACCATAACAAGGGCACCTCGTACGACAGCTCCGACCGGCAGTTCCAAGTCGGCTACAATGACGGAACGCTGGCGGAGAAAAACAACAATACGGCAGGCGTTCTGCACGCGACGGCGGCGATCTCCGGCGGTTACACCGCCGAACTGGCGATTCCGTGGAGCAGCCTCGGCATCACGCCGTCTGCCGGAACCGTCATCGGGTTCGATATCGCGAACAACGACGACGATAACGGCTCGACGCGCGACAGCCAGCTCGTATGGAACGGCACGGGCAATAATTACACGGATACGTCCGGTTTCGGCGATCTGACATTGTCCGCCACAACGGTCGGAACGCCAAGTACCGAAACCGTCGGCGGCGGCAGTATCGCGAGCCCGGCAGTAGGTCCGGCCCCTTCGGGATCCTTCTCCGGCTTCACGCTCGTGAAGAACTGGCATTTCGGCACGGGCGGCACGATCAAGAACACGAATGACCTGATCAGCGAATTCCAGTTCCACGACCAATTCGGCACGATCGCCAACGGTACCAATTACGGCGCCGTCATCGTTGCGCCGACGGCCGCGACGGCCCTGAGCAGCACGCCTACAGGAGCGCAGCCGGTCGAGGATCCGAGCAATCCGGTCCGGCAGTTTACGGCGGATTCGCTGAAGACCTTCCTCGTTCCGTTGAACGGAGCCACGTCCGTATCGCCGAGCCAGCACAACGTCGGCAACGGTTCCATTCAAGCGAAATGGAGTTTACCGAACGGCGGTTCGCTGCTGGGCCGCGACGTCCTCTGGGAAACGCGCGTCCGGTACGTCACGCCGCAAGCCTTCTGGTTCGCCCTCTGGAATGCGGGGATTCAATGGAATAACGGCGCCGAGATCGATCTGGTCGAGAGCTTCGGCTACGACAACGGCGGCGGCAATACGAACTTCGACGGCCGTTACTGGCACTCGAACAGCGTGAACAATCCCGATACCATTAATTACAGCAGCTGGTCCTCGGGCATGGCGGCCGGCGGCGTCTCTTCCTTCGATCCGACGGCCTACCATACTTGGCAGCTCCTCTACGGCAAAGATAACTCCTACAAAATGTACATGGACGGCCATCTCGTGCAGTCGGGATCCAACTATAACTGGACCGTCGGCAACGTAGCTGGCGGAACGCCGATCGACATGGATTTCCTCTTCGACTTCGGCTGGGGACATACGCAAGTCGCCAGCGTGAACAAGACGCTTCCGGCATCGGCGCTTGCGGGCAAGTATTATGAAATCAATTACAGCCGCGTTTATTTGAAATAA
- a CDS encoding acyltransferase domain-containing protein codes for MNDTMTTALLSSGDFLQAGSMQRICEAVHFPQEVTQALLIETARIAADTERAAAARGSLQALFVDQDRPSGEVNKELLNYDDGAILAAVVYAGAIPQLWARYEQRGISAQVLIDTVQDIVIWMETHRKRHGQWGLSELGWLHSHMTGGLYKIGRLQFQPMANPYAARVFRHRLTGEHVALAEAGTTFLADGRLAGASDDSAGSEDGEWISAYTFDGQQYAGHPISDMGIASRETVQLPADTWELALQQGDNVLNVHIPEGSRMTHDACRESYADAARLFADCFPDQPFNAFVCSSWLLSPEFREWLPVHSNIRQFQSDYHLLPLISDETQTLERVFGFGTKLADLPDLKPETSLQRVIYDRLTAGESVHNGCGFILKK; via the coding sequence ATGAACGATACGATGACGACGGCTTTATTGTCCTCCGGCGATTTTTTGCAAGCAGGCAGCATGCAGCGGATTTGCGAAGCGGTGCATTTTCCGCAGGAAGTCACGCAGGCGCTGTTGATCGAAACAGCGCGGATCGCAGCGGATACGGAACGGGCAGCAGCGGCTAGAGGCTCTCTTCAAGCGTTGTTCGTCGATCAGGATCGCCCGTCCGGCGAAGTTAATAAGGAGCTGCTGAATTACGATGACGGGGCCATATTGGCAGCTGTCGTATATGCGGGCGCGATTCCGCAGCTATGGGCGCGATATGAACAGCGCGGCATATCCGCTCAAGTCCTGATCGATACCGTTCAAGATATCGTCATCTGGATGGAAACGCACCGCAAGCGGCACGGTCAATGGGGATTGAGCGAATTGGGCTGGCTGCATTCCCATATGACAGGCGGGCTTTACAAGATCGGACGGCTTCAATTTCAGCCGATGGCCAATCCGTACGCGGCACGCGTATTCCGGCATCGCTTGACGGGCGAGCATGTCGCACTAGCGGAGGCGGGGACGACATTTCTAGCCGACGGGCGATTGGCTGGCGCATCCGACGATTCCGCGGGAAGCGAAGACGGAGAATGGATATCGGCCTATACTTTTGACGGCCAGCAATATGCGGGGCATCCGATTTCGGACATGGGCATCGCGAGCCGCGAAACCGTGCAATTGCCTGCCGATACGTGGGAGCTGGCGCTGCAGCAAGGGGACAACGTGCTGAATGTCCATATTCCCGAAGGCAGCCGCATGACCCATGACGCATGCCGCGAATCGTATGCCGACGCTGCGCGTCTCTTCGCGGATTGCTTCCCGGATCAGCCGTTCAACGCGTTCGTTTGTTCTTCTTGGCTGCTTTCTCCGGAATTTCGGGAATGGCTGCCGGTCCATTCGAATATTCGGCAGTTCCAAAGCGACTACCACTTGCTGCCGCTCATATCGGACGAAACGCAGACGCTTGAGCGTGTATTCGGCTTCGGCACGAAGCTGGCCGATCTTCCGGACTTAAAGCCGGAAACGTCCTTGCAGCGGGTTATCTATGACCGTCTTACGGCTGGCGAGTCCGTGCATAACGGGTGCGGATTTATTTTGAAGAAGTAG
- a CDS encoding phospholipase D-like domain-containing protein → MEDDRHLSGLTIPYMHRASYPIRSGNAIRPLVDGEPAFRRICEAIEAATHSVWTTITFMWAACQMPDGRGSPLDVLHRAAARGLDVRIIYWRPDPETESLKTNAFWGAPEHFERLRDYASPMLIRWDRAHPGYCQHQKSWLIDAGTDAETAFLGGINLNPNSMVAPGHGGKGQNHDAYVELNGPSLVDVHHNFVQRWNEASERDKADGSWSGTGSMSDLPFPIRVPKRQGDAIVQIQRTIHRDRYTNGQASPGGDAFDIAAGERSNLDQYCAAIDSARSSIYIENQAITVQAIVDGLHQALLRGVEVAAVIPADGEIPEALAKLAVFGNFTLAGLAGIGDDGERHNVWVHSKLMLVDGHWGTVGSCNLHRYSLFGNSEMNAAFWHRETAHAMLSSLFEEHLGSDITGMDDRAALQLFAKIARTNRLRLDQGDNGWQGLAFSLLLPPYHD, encoded by the coding sequence ATGGAAGATGATAGGCATCTCAGTGGGTTGACTATTCCCTATATGCATAGGGCGTCATATCCCATTCGTTCCGGCAACGCCATCCGGCCGCTTGTCGATGGCGAGCCTGCATTCCGACGCATATGCGAAGCGATCGAGGCTGCAACGCATAGCGTCTGGACGACGATTACGTTCATGTGGGCCGCATGCCAAATGCCGGACGGCAGAGGCTCGCCGCTTGATGTGCTGCATCGGGCGGCCGCAAGAGGGCTGGATGTCCGGATAATCTATTGGCGGCCCGATCCAGAGACGGAATCCTTGAAAACCAATGCGTTCTGGGGCGCACCGGAACACTTCGAACGGCTGCGCGATTATGCTTCTCCCATGCTTATCCGTTGGGATAGGGCGCATCCGGGATACTGTCAGCACCAGAAAAGCTGGCTTATCGATGCGGGTACCGATGCGGAAACGGCTTTCCTTGGCGGCATCAATTTGAATCCTAATTCCATGGTTGCGCCGGGCCATGGCGGCAAAGGCCAGAACCATGATGCCTATGTCGAGCTGAACGGACCTTCGCTCGTCGACGTCCATCATAATTTCGTTCAGCGTTGGAACGAGGCAAGCGAGCGGGATAAGGCGGATGGCAGCTGGAGCGGAACGGGCAGCATGTCCGATCTCCCGTTCCCGATTCGCGTTCCGAAGCGGCAGGGGGACGCTATCGTTCAGATTCAAAGGACGATTCATCGCGATCGCTACACGAACGGGCAGGCCTCGCCAGGCGGTGACGCATTTGACATCGCTGCGGGAGAACGCTCGAACCTCGATCAGTATTGCGCAGCGATCGATTCGGCTCGCAGCTCCATCTACATCGAGAACCAGGCGATCACCGTTCAAGCGATCGTCGATGGTTTGCACCAGGCTTTGCTGCGCGGGGTGGAAGTCGCAGCCGTAATTCCGGCAGACGGCGAAATCCCGGAAGCATTGGCGAAGCTTGCTGTCTTCGGCAATTTCACGTTAGCAGGCCTCGCCGGAATCGGAGATGACGGGGAGCGGCATAACGTCTGGGTCCACTCCAAACTCATGCTTGTCGACGGTCATTGGGGCACCGTCGGATCGTGCAATCTTCATCGTTATTCACTGTTCGGCAATAGCGAGATGAACGCGGCCTTCTGGCATCGCGAAACGGCGCACGCCATGTTGTCCAGCCTGTTCGAAGAACATCTCGGCAGCGACATTACCGGCATGGATGACCGGGCTGCGCTTCAGCTCTTCGCGAAGATCGCCAGAACCAATCGCCTGCGCCTTGATCAGGGCGACAACGGCTGGCAGGGGCTTGCCTTCAGTCTGCTTCTGCCGCCGTATCACGATTGA
- a CDS encoding 8-oxo-dGTP diphosphatase has protein sequence MVQDGNNVLLINRPDKKGFPGYIAPGGKVDFPESIVNGAIREVQEETGLIVKDIVYKGLDEFCEPDQGLRYMVFNYLATSFEGELLAHPPEGELIWVDKAKALELPMQDWFKRRFPLFFEPGTFELSFVWKEETDETVAATIKYYERGLREASLK, from the coding sequence ATGGTTCAAGACGGAAACAACGTGCTGCTGATCAACCGCCCGGACAAGAAAGGCTTTCCGGGATACATAGCTCCGGGCGGAAAGGTGGATTTTCCCGAAAGCATCGTAAACGGCGCGATAAGGGAAGTGCAAGAAGAGACCGGACTCATCGTGAAGGATATCGTCTACAAAGGATTGGATGAGTTTTGCGAGCCGGATCAAGGATTGCGCTATATGGTGTTTAATTATCTAGCGACTTCCTTCGAGGGAGAATTGTTGGCGCACCCGCCTGAAGGAGAGTTGATCTGGGTCGACAAAGCGAAGGCGCTCGAATTGCCGATGCAGGATTGGTTTAAACGGCGGTTTCCGTTGTTCTTCGAGCCGGGCACGTTCGAATTGAGCTTCGTATGGAAGGAAGAGACGGATGAAACCGTCGCCGCAACGATCAAATACTATGAGCGCGGCCTTCGCGAGGCCAGCTTGAAATAG
- a CDS encoding NUDIX hydrolase: MLTFITELPTDFPIGGVHCVPVLDNGNMMMVWDKDEQVLTTIGGRIEADESLEEALDREVMEEAGIELTGRRIPFASWFWASTEGYTVYYLSEVKRFSEMPAGFEKTGYVIMNFETAIAMITAIEGRSERIEIIRRAGVLSGMLAQDENGER, translated from the coding sequence ATGCTGACTTTCATTACGGAGCTTCCGACCGACTTTCCCATAGGCGGGGTACACTGCGTGCCTGTCCTCGATAACGGCAATATGATGATGGTTTGGGACAAGGACGAGCAGGTCCTGACGACCATCGGCGGGCGAATTGAAGCAGATGAATCCCTGGAGGAAGCCTTGGACCGCGAGGTCATGGAAGAAGCGGGCATCGAGCTTACCGGCCGCCGTATCCCGTTTGCCAGCTGGTTCTGGGCATCCACGGAGGGTTATACCGTATATTATTTATCCGAGGTGAAGCGATTCAGCGAAATGCCCGCCGGATTCGAGAAGACGGGCTATGTGATCATGAATTTCGAAACCGCGATCGCTATGATTACGGCCATCGAGGGAAGAAGCGAGCGGATCGAGATTATACGACGGGCGGGAGTCTTGTCGGGCATGCTGGCTCAAGATGAGAACGGCGAACGGTAA